The following proteins come from a genomic window of Gimesia sp.:
- a CDS encoding SLC13 family permease: MNSDAWITVCIVGFLFISLVKNLAPPDLLFLSATTILAILGIISPQEAFVGFSNSGMLAVAALFVVVAGLRETGILDLIGHHVLGQSRSERSALLRLSGVVLPLSAFLNNTPIVAMFVPVVIDWSRRHRIAPSRLLIPLSYLAILGGTCTLIGTSTNLVINGLMLESGLPGMSLFEIGKIGVPYACIGIAYLFFAGHVLLPERQELLEQLSECQREYLVEMEVQSGCRLIGQTIEQGGLRQLPGLFLIEIDRRGKILSPAGPEQILEAGDRLIFTGIVSSIIELEKIPHLIPIADPDYEISPRKQRRRRLCEAVISATSPLVGKSIREADFRATYGAAIVAVHRAGKRIEQKIGDISLQAGDTLLLQTPLHFLRAYRHDPAFYLISDVDDWRPIRADRAWIAALLFFILMGLMISGVMPVVLSTMLTAVLMVLLGCLSTGDARRSIEWQVLITIAAAFGVGTALQNSGAATEIASAFVASTQAWGPIAALAVIYLLGSILTELITNNAAAVLLFPFCLETARLYDASPLPFLIALILSASASFMTPIGYQTNLMVYGPGGYRFSDFIRIGTPLNLLLWITAVILVPWIWPF, translated from the coding sequence ATGAATAGTGACGCATGGATCACCGTGTGTATTGTGGGTTTCCTGTTTATCTCGCTGGTAAAAAATCTGGCTCCCCCGGACCTGTTGTTTCTGAGTGCCACTACCATCCTGGCAATCCTGGGAATCATTTCTCCCCAGGAAGCCTTTGTCGGATTTTCCAACTCCGGAATGCTGGCGGTCGCAGCCCTGTTTGTGGTTGTGGCCGGACTGCGTGAAACCGGCATTCTCGATCTGATCGGGCATCACGTCCTGGGGCAGTCACGCAGCGAACGCAGTGCTTTACTCAGGCTCTCGGGAGTTGTGCTTCCGCTGTCGGCGTTTTTGAATAACACGCCGATCGTCGCGATGTTTGTTCCCGTAGTCATCGACTGGAGTCGTCGGCACCGTATTGCCCCCTCCCGCCTGCTGATTCCACTCTCCTACCTGGCCATTCTGGGAGGCACCTGCACCCTGATCGGCACTTCAACCAACCTGGTGATTAATGGACTGATGCTGGAAAGTGGATTACCGGGTATGTCACTTTTTGAAATCGGCAAAATCGGTGTCCCTTATGCCTGCATTGGGATCGCTTACCTGTTCTTTGCGGGACACGTCTTGCTCCCCGAGCGTCAGGAACTGCTGGAACAGTTAAGCGAATGTCAGCGGGAATACCTGGTCGAAATGGAAGTGCAGTCCGGCTGTCGTCTGATCGGCCAGACCATCGAACAGGGCGGTTTACGCCAGTTGCCGGGCCTGTTCCTGATAGAGATCGATCGCCGCGGAAAGATTCTCTCCCCTGCAGGTCCTGAACAGATTCTGGAAGCAGGTGACCGCTTAATCTTCACAGGCATTGTCAGCAGTATCATTGAATTGGAAAAAATCCCCCATCTCATCCCCATTGCCGATCCAGACTACGAAATCTCGCCCCGCAAACAGCGTAGACGCCGACTGTGCGAAGCTGTGATTTCCGCCACCTCGCCCCTGGTGGGAAAATCCATCCGCGAGGCCGATTTCCGCGCCACTTATGGAGCGGCGATCGTCGCCGTTCATCGCGCCGGGAAACGTATCGAACAGAAAATCGGTGATATCAGTCTGCAAGCCGGCGATACTCTGCTCCTGCAGACTCCGCTTCATTTTCTGCGTGCCTACCGCCACGATCCGGCGTTTTACCTGATCAGTGATGTCGATGACTGGCGTCCCATCCGGGCAGACAGAGCCTGGATCGCCGCCCTGCTCTTCTTCATCCTGATGGGCCTGATGATTTCAGGTGTCATGCCGGTGGTACTCTCCACCATGCTGACCGCGGTTCTCATGGTTCTCCTGGGCTGTCTCTCTACCGGTGATGCCCGTCGGAGTATTGAATGGCAGGTGCTGATCACCATTGCCGCAGCATTTGGAGTCGGCACAGCACTTCAGAACTCCGGTGCCGCTACCGAGATTGCCAGTGCGTTTGTCGCCTCAACGCAAGCCTGGGGACCAATCGCGGCCCTGGCGGTAATCTATCTGCTGGGATCGATCCTCACAGAGCTGATTACCAATAATGCTGCTGCCGTTCTGTTATTTCCGTTTTGCCTGGAGACAGCCCGTCTGTATGACGCCAGTCCGCTGCCGTTTCTCATCGCCCTGATTCTCTCTGCCTCCGCCAGTTTCATGACACCGATCGGCTATCAGACCAACCTCATGGTCTATGGCCCGGGCGGCTATCGCTTCTCTGACTTCATCCGCATAGGCACACCCCTCAACCTGCTGCTCTGGATCACCGCGGTGATCCTGGTTCCCTGGATCTGGCCATTCTGA
- a CDS encoding DUF1559 domain-containing protein: MSQNREQVRPQMRRGFTLIELLVVIAIIGILIALLLPAVQQAREAARRAQCKSNLKQLGIALHNYASAHSVFPPNLIPGGKPGSGGYIGYFQGNWGVMAYLTPFLEQTAVYNLLNLESPTYANSGSAWIIADNNNQLAASTLINLYLCPSDISRKVSTAYGVTGGIGPTNYAASMGSGLDATGGVEHGSPYRSDGVFYADSSTRFRDITDGTSNTAAMSESLIGEGAETTGAAPGSEKKYYRNLAFGSLISDANCAAATTWNQSNERQFAWYSGEIRCASYNHYYGPNSKNYDCVANATASEGYIASGWKAARSNHTGGVNLLLCDGAVRFIGDSIDGNLWRSLSTRSGGEVLGEF; this comes from the coding sequence ATGAGTCAGAACAGAGAACAGGTGCGACCGCAGATGCGTCGCGGTTTTACTTTGATTGAACTGCTGGTCGTGATTGCGATCATCGGCATTTTAATTGCGTTGCTGTTGCCTGCAGTTCAGCAGGCACGGGAAGCTGCCCGGCGGGCGCAATGTAAAAGTAATCTCAAGCAACTGGGAATCGCCCTGCACAATTATGCGAGTGCACACAGCGTGTTTCCACCGAACCTGATTCCCGGGGGAAAACCAGGCTCGGGTGGATATATCGGTTATTTCCAGGGGAACTGGGGTGTGATGGCTTATCTGACTCCCTTCCTGGAACAGACGGCCGTTTACAATCTGCTGAATCTGGAATCCCCCACATATGCCAATTCGGGGAGTGCCTGGATCATCGCCGACAATAATAACCAACTGGCGGCCTCGACGTTAATCAATCTCTATCTCTGTCCCTCTGATATTTCGCGCAAGGTGTCTACCGCTTATGGTGTGACCGGGGGAATCGGACCCACGAATTATGCAGCCAGTATGGGCAGTGGTCTGGATGCGACCGGTGGCGTAGAGCATGGTTCCCCCTATCGTTCAGATGGCGTCTTCTATGCCGACTCCAGTACCCGTTTTCGTGATATTACTGACGGGACCAGCAACACAGCGGCGATGTCAGAGAGTCTGATCGGAGAGGGGGCGGAGACAACGGGAGCCGCCCCTGGTTCGGAGAAAAAATATTATCGAAATCTGGCTTTCGGTTCGTTGATCAGTGATGCCAACTGCGCTGCTGCGACAACGTGGAACCAGTCTAACGAACGCCAGTTCGCCTGGTATTCGGGCGAAATACGTTGCGCCTCCTATAACCACTACTATGGCCCCAATTCCAAGAACTACGACTGCGTGGCCAACGCGACTGCCAGCGAGGGATACATCGCCTCTGGCTGGAAAGCGGCCCGCAGCAATCATACGGGAGGTGTGAATCTGCTGCTCTGTGACGGTGCGGTCCGCTTTATCGGTGACAGCATCGACGGGAATCTCTGGCGGAGTCTGTCTACCCGATCTGGTGGGGAAGTGCTGGGTGAGTTCTGA
- the arsB gene encoding ACR3 family arsenite efflux transporter, with the protein MSADANSERVTSGQGISFFERYLSVWVALCIVAGIVLGKLAPGIALKLDSMAIYVNEAPVVSIPIAVCLFFMMYPIMVKIDFAEVLKAGKAVRPVGLTLFINWAIKPFTMYAIASFFLGTLFYQFIGPDAVDYVKMPFGLDLSVGAVYGSGKVVLVDGVKMLEVPLWRSYLAGCILLGIAPCTAMVLVWGFLAKGNDGHTLVMVAINSLTMLLLFGVLGGFLLGVGKLPVPWQALLLSIGVYVAFPLVAGFFSRKWLIATKGEVWFKEKFLHTLTPVTITALLVTLILLFSFKGETILSNPLTILWIAIPLLIQTIVIFALGYFLSKVLGLSYENAAPTAMIGASNHFEVAIATATMLYGLSSGAALATVVGVLIEVPLMLALVRFCLKTQDWFPHQTSAVNSETDINQTAG; encoded by the coding sequence ATGTCTGCAGACGCCAACAGCGAGAGAGTTACTTCTGGCCAGGGAATCAGCTTCTTTGAACGCTATCTTTCGGTATGGGTCGCACTCTGTATTGTGGCTGGGATTGTACTGGGGAAACTGGCTCCCGGGATTGCCCTCAAGCTGGACAGCATGGCGATCTATGTCAACGAAGCTCCTGTGGTGTCGATTCCGATTGCGGTCTGCCTGTTTTTCATGATGTATCCGATCATGGTGAAAATCGATTTTGCCGAAGTTTTGAAAGCCGGCAAAGCAGTGCGTCCGGTCGGCCTGACTCTGTTTATCAACTGGGCGATTAAACCGTTTACGATGTATGCGATTGCCAGTTTTTTCCTGGGAACACTGTTTTACCAGTTCATTGGCCCCGATGCGGTGGATTATGTCAAAATGCCCTTCGGACTGGACCTTTCTGTGGGAGCCGTTTATGGATCCGGCAAAGTCGTGCTGGTAGATGGGGTGAAAATGCTGGAAGTGCCGCTCTGGCGGAGTTACCTGGCAGGCTGCATTCTGTTGGGGATCGCTCCCTGTACCGCCATGGTGCTGGTCTGGGGTTTTCTGGCGAAAGGCAACGATGGACATACGCTGGTCATGGTGGCGATCAATTCGCTGACGATGCTGTTGTTATTCGGTGTTCTGGGCGGCTTTCTGCTGGGGGTGGGAAAACTGCCTGTTCCCTGGCAGGCGTTGTTGCTTTCCATTGGAGTTTATGTCGCGTTCCCGCTGGTTGCCGGGTTCTTCTCTCGAAAATGGTTAATAGCCACTAAAGGGGAAGTCTGGTTCAAGGAAAAGTTTCTGCATACGCTGACACCAGTCACGATTACCGCTCTGCTGGTCACTCTGATCCTGCTGTTCTCTTTCAAAGGGGAAACGATTCTCAGTAATCCCCTGACGATTCTCTGGATTGCGATCCCGCTGTTGATTCAGACGATTGTGATTTTTGCCTTGGGATACTTTTTGTCAAAAGTACTGGGGCTTAGCTATGAAAACGCAGCACCGACTGCGATGATCGGCGCTTCCAATCACTTCGAAGTTGCGATTGCAACCGCCACAATGCTTTACGGACTTTCTTCGGGGGCAGCGCTGGCAACCGTGGTGGGAGTATTAATTGAAGTGCCGCTCATGCTCGCGCTGGTCAGGTTCTGTCTCAAAACGCAGGACTGGTTTCCACATCAGACAAGTGCGGTGAATTCTGAAACTGATATCAATCAAACCGCTGGATGA
- a CDS encoding metalloregulator ArsR/SmtB family transcription factor has protein sequence MSKDRLQSDLCAEKLKALGEPIRLRIIDLLRDGERTVSQIAEALEEEVVNISHHLGILYHARLVTKRKEGRFVVYNLHPEVAAVSKAGKQHLDFGCCRLEVPDA, from the coding sequence ATGTCTAAAGATCGGCTCCAATCCGACTTGTGTGCTGAAAAACTGAAAGCATTGGGAGAGCCGATTCGGCTCCGCATCATTGACCTGCTTCGTGATGGCGAACGGACTGTCAGTCAGATTGCCGAAGCACTCGAAGAAGAAGTGGTCAATATTTCGCATCACCTGGGCATTCTGTATCACGCCCGACTGGTCACAAAACGCAAAGAGGGACGGTTCGTCGTCTACAATCTGCACCCTGAAGTAGCCGCCGTCAGCAAAGCGGGCAAACAGCACCTCGACTTCGGCTGCTGTCGCCTCGAAGTACCTGACGCCTGA
- a CDS encoding DUF488 family protein — protein sequence MTSRIQIKRVYEEAQAGDGLRVLVDRLWPRGVAKEKAAIDIWAKELAPSTELRKWFHSHSDQYQEFTVRYRVELDERLPELQERIAEFSQPRLTLVTSVKEPERSHVPVLQRFLQAQFSD from the coding sequence ATGACCAGCAGGATCCAGATCAAGCGGGTTTACGAGGAGGCCCAAGCCGGAGATGGCTTGCGGGTGCTCGTGGACCGTCTCTGGCCCCGTGGTGTGGCCAAAGAGAAAGCCGCCATTGATATTTGGGCGAAAGAACTGGCTCCCTCCACCGAATTACGGAAATGGTTTCACAGTCATTCCGATCAATATCAAGAGTTCACGGTACGCTATCGGGTGGAACTGGATGAGCGACTGCCTGAACTGCAGGAGCGGATCGCCGAATTCTCACAACCCCGGTTGACGCTGGTGACTTCCGTGAAAGAACCGGAACGCAGTCATGTGCCGGTGCTTCAGAGATTTCTCCAGGCTCAGTTTTCCGATTAA
- a CDS encoding phytanoyl-CoA dioxygenase family protein produces MVQLEERRVLRDSEYSRWKQDGFLILRGLFEAEEMQALSEEAWKLTYQSDLIDKHNLRCRFQQTHDDRDCLWETFDPVIDLSPLIRKSAFDPRLLDVLHDLYGERACLFKDKLIFKQPGTKGYELHQDWIAWPGFPRSFLTVLIPLDTANASNGCTEVFPGYHQQGSLSPEDGTYHRLPAETVDESRVVPLELEPGDIAIFDGFTPHRSGPNLSPSWRRQLYLSYNAFSDGGQQRTAHYEEFQVYLRKRYAEYGLTNTWFK; encoded by the coding sequence ATGGTGCAGCTTGAAGAACGACGCGTTTTACGGGACTCTGAGTATTCTCGATGGAAGCAGGATGGTTTCCTGATTCTTCGCGGTTTATTCGAGGCGGAAGAGATGCAGGCCCTCTCTGAGGAAGCATGGAAACTGACTTACCAGAGCGATCTGATTGATAAGCATAATTTACGCTGTCGTTTCCAGCAGACCCATGATGACCGCGACTGTTTGTGGGAAACGTTTGACCCGGTGATCGATCTCAGTCCGTTGATCCGAAAGTCTGCTTTCGATCCGCGACTGCTGGATGTGCTGCACGATTTGTATGGGGAACGAGCCTGTCTCTTCAAGGATAAGCTGATCTTCAAACAACCGGGAACAAAAGGGTATGAACTGCATCAGGACTGGATCGCCTGGCCCGGTTTTCCACGCAGTTTTCTGACCGTACTGATTCCGCTTGATACCGCGAATGCTTCGAATGGCTGCACAGAAGTCTTTCCCGGCTACCATCAGCAAGGCTCTCTTTCGCCGGAAGATGGTACCTATCATCGCCTGCCCGCTGAAACGGTGGATGAGTCCCGGGTGGTGCCCCTGGAACTCGAACCGGGAGACATAGCGATTTTCGATGGTTTCACTCCGCATCGCTCCGGTCCCAATCTGTCCCCCTCTTGGAGACGTCAGTTGTACCTGAGTTACAACGCATTTTCAGATGGGGGACAGCAGCGGACAGCACATTACGAAGAATTTCAGGTATATCTGCGCAAGCGTTATGCGGAGTATGGCCTCACGAACACCTGGTTTAAATGA
- a CDS encoding ArsI/CadI family heavy metal resistance metalloenzyme has product MTFSDTEQPVHFHISLNVADIPRSVAFFAKVFGIPATKQREDYAKFELNNPPLTLSLEPVDPGERGALNHLGFRLNSAEELVALQRRLELAGISSQREEGVECCYAKQSKFWLHDPDQNLWEMYLLEGDLEHRGAGQVPEAVRGETKANAAGPTSKAIVCSTGRDQNAQQKWAHRLGQPLEIPADLTPESLDDVALQGSFNAEGTADEVRPFLKQVANCLKPGGTLNLHCLTGDRRVTEALNLAGPASVVKQVPVLESLLADLEAAGFERISLTTYRRQPCFTVGEAELRETRLQVRKPEPVSESQVNVVYLGPFAELSLDQGLTLKRGRQTMLPANVYQQLQASSLAESVLEIEAAASPISCSS; this is encoded by the coding sequence ATGACATTCTCTGATACAGAACAACCGGTTCACTTTCATATCTCCCTGAATGTCGCTGACATTCCACGCTCCGTTGCCTTTTTTGCGAAGGTGTTTGGCATTCCCGCGACAAAACAGCGGGAAGACTACGCCAAATTTGAGCTAAATAATCCGCCACTCACACTGTCGCTGGAGCCGGTCGATCCCGGAGAACGCGGGGCATTGAATCACCTGGGGTTTCGGTTGAACAGCGCCGAAGAACTGGTGGCACTGCAGCGCCGACTCGAACTGGCAGGTATCTCCAGTCAACGTGAAGAGGGGGTTGAGTGCTGTTATGCAAAACAGTCGAAATTCTGGTTACATGATCCGGATCAGAATCTGTGGGAGATGTATCTGCTGGAAGGAGATCTGGAACACCGGGGAGCAGGACAGGTGCCGGAAGCGGTGCGCGGGGAAACGAAAGCGAATGCTGCTGGACCAACTTCCAAGGCAATTGTCTGTTCAACAGGACGGGATCAGAACGCACAACAGAAGTGGGCGCATCGTCTGGGCCAGCCCCTGGAGATCCCTGCCGATTTAACTCCTGAGTCTCTGGACGATGTCGCCTTACAGGGAAGCTTCAATGCAGAGGGGACCGCTGACGAGGTGCGACCGTTTCTGAAACAGGTTGCGAACTGTCTGAAACCGGGAGGGACACTCAACCTGCATTGTCTGACGGGGGACCGGCGGGTGACTGAAGCTCTTAACCTCGCGGGACCTGCGAGTGTGGTGAAGCAGGTTCCCGTTCTGGAATCGCTGCTCGCAGATCTCGAAGCGGCGGGCTTTGAGAGGATCAGCCTGACGACATATCGCAGACAGCCCTGTTTTACAGTAGGGGAGGCCGAGCTGCGTGAGACCAGGTTGCAGGTGCGCAAGCCGGAACCAGTCAGTGAATCGCAGGTGAATGTGGTTTATCTGGGGCCCTTCGCTGAGCTGTCACTCGATCAAGGTTTGACGCTGAAGCGAGGGCGTCAGACAATGTTGCCGGCTAATGTCTATCAGCAGTTGCAGGCCTCTTCGCTGGCAGAGTCGGTGCTTGAAATCGAGGCTGCAGCCAGTCCGATTTCCTGTTCCAGCTGA
- a CDS encoding MFS transporter, producing the protein MSTETRIPPQSEILPASISGFSGYRWLMVVVAAVAMVATLPGRTHGLGMITERLLNDPDFQLTRASYGMINLWATLWGALFCLGVGQCIDRYGIRLTLTVVMGLLGAVVVGMSTVTSVWLLFLAIMLTRGFGQSALSVVSITIVGKWFDKQVSLPMAIYSVLMSVGFIAAALLGRECADLNWRVFWSGTGWIILGATVVLGLITRDRQAPPADATESRSPENQPEQQSYTLRQAMRTPAFWVFASGISLYGMIVSGISLFNESILADQGFSKEVYYNSLALGTGVGMLSNLLAGALGLKWSFNRLLALSLFMLSGSMIWLTRLKTSGDVAGYVIVSASAGGILTVMFFSVWPALYGRNHLGRIQGLAQMMTVLASALGPLVFAQCKTLTGSYHSLLYLLAACLFCAAVIGWLTPLPQIKSSSTGVS; encoded by the coding sequence ATGTCAACTGAGACCCGCATCCCTCCACAATCCGAAATCTTGCCAGCCTCCATTTCCGGATTTTCAGGCTATCGCTGGCTGATGGTCGTGGTGGCTGCTGTCGCTATGGTGGCGACACTCCCGGGGCGTACTCATGGACTGGGAATGATTACAGAGCGTCTGCTGAATGATCCGGATTTTCAGTTGACACGGGCCAGTTACGGAATGATCAACCTGTGGGCGACGCTATGGGGAGCACTGTTCTGCCTGGGGGTTGGGCAGTGCATTGACCGTTACGGAATTCGGCTTACGCTGACGGTTGTGATGGGCCTGCTGGGAGCCGTCGTAGTGGGGATGTCCACGGTAACATCGGTCTGGCTGCTGTTTCTGGCGATCATGTTGACCCGCGGCTTCGGGCAGAGTGCCTTGTCGGTCGTGAGTATCACGATCGTCGGCAAATGGTTTGATAAACAGGTCAGTCTGCCGATGGCGATCTATTCAGTGTTGATGTCGGTGGGATTCATCGCGGCGGCACTTTTGGGGCGGGAGTGTGCCGACCTCAACTGGCGTGTCTTCTGGTCCGGGACAGGCTGGATCATTCTGGGAGCGACTGTTGTGCTGGGACTCATCACCCGCGACCGTCAGGCACCACCTGCGGATGCAACAGAAAGCAGATCACCCGAGAACCAACCGGAACAACAGAGTTATACACTGCGACAGGCCATGCGAACGCCGGCGTTCTGGGTGTTCGCCTCCGGAATCTCTCTGTATGGCATGATCGTTTCGGGGATTTCATTATTTAATGAGTCAATCCTGGCCGATCAGGGATTCAGCAAAGAGGTCTATTATAACTCACTCGCATTGGGAACCGGCGTCGGGATGCTCAGTAACCTGCTCGCCGGCGCTCTCGGATTGAAATGGTCATTCAATCGATTGCTTGCGCTCTCGTTATTCATGTTGTCCGGTTCGATGATCTGGTTGACTCGACTGAAGACCAGCGGCGATGTGGCAGGCTATGTTATCGTGAGTGCTTCCGCTGGCGGCATACTGACTGTGATGTTCTTTTCGGTCTGGCCGGCTCTCTATGGACGCAACCACCTGGGACGAATTCAGGGGCTGGCACAGATGATGACCGTGCTGGCTTCGGCACTGGGCCCCCTGGTGTTTGCACAGTGTAAGACGCTGACAGGTTCTTATCACTCCTTATTGTATCTGCTGGCGGCTTGCCTGTTCTGCGCCGCGGTAATTGGCTGGCTGACTCCGCTTCCACAAATTAAATCCTCTTCGACAGGAGTTTCATAG
- a CDS encoding metalloregulator ArsR/SmtB family transcription factor produces MDEKTRQQYEARAKIAKAMAHPSRLLMLDLLQNQELCVGDLTEQVGADQSTVSKHLAILKDVGLVAARKQGALNYYRVTCGCLDGFFSCMETVLLSDLEARKQSLK; encoded by the coding sequence ATGGACGAAAAAACACGCCAACAATATGAAGCCCGAGCCAAAATCGCCAAGGCGATGGCTCATCCCAGTCGGCTGCTGATGCTGGATCTGCTCCAGAATCAGGAGTTATGTGTGGGAGATCTGACTGAGCAGGTGGGGGCAGATCAGTCCACGGTTTCCAAGCATCTGGCAATCTTGAAAGATGTGGGACTGGTGGCGGCGCGCAAACAAGGGGCGCTCAATTATTATCGAGTGACCTGCGGCTGTCTGGATGGATTCTTTTCCTGTATGGAAACGGTGTTACTGTCAGACCTGGAAGCTCGGAAACAGTCACTCAAGTAA
- a CDS encoding DUF4345 family protein, whose amino-acid sequence MIRVWLALVGGLYLMLALWCAITPASTSQSVGFTLEGGSGQSEFLVVYGGLELALGLIFLWPLWQAAVTRYALTVCLIVHGCLVLFRCASFFLFEGIGATTYSLATGEWLIFLISLGFCLSTRKSVSTSAE is encoded by the coding sequence ATGATTCGAGTCTGGCTGGCCCTGGTAGGGGGGCTGTATCTGATGCTTGCACTCTGGTGTGCGATCACCCCTGCATCCACATCCCAGTCGGTGGGCTTTACGCTGGAGGGAGGCTCCGGGCAGTCGGAGTTCCTGGTGGTGTATGGCGGTCTGGAACTGGCTTTAGGCCTGATCTTTCTCTGGCCCCTCTGGCAGGCCGCTGTGACGCGGTATGCGTTGACGGTCTGTCTGATCGTGCATGGTTGCCTGGTCTTATTTCGTTGTGCCAGTTTTTTCCTGTTCGAGGGAATCGGCGCGACGACGTACTCATTGGCGACCGGTGAGTGGCTGATTTTTCTGATCAGTCTGGGATTCTGTCTGTCAACACGAAAATCAGTTTCTACTTCTGCGGAGTGA
- the uvsE gene encoding UV DNA damage repair endonuclease UvsE — MSKTKSQSSIRLGLCCQFLEEPIKFRNTTVKSNSQMERTAALEKLARLCRENAEALRSSLEYCAAHNIGCFRINSQILPLKTHPECGYDMQDLPEGKAIVKLFKQCGQYAREHQIRTCFHPDQFVVLNSPREEVVERSIAELEYQSEVAEWVNADVVNIHGGGAYGDKESALTQFAENFKRLSKRVRSRLTVENDDTTYTPADLLPLCRKIGIPLVYDAHHHRCLPDELSIEEATEQAIQTWDREPMFHISSPLEGWKGPKPHRHHDYINVRDFPTCWEDHELTVEVEAKAKEQAVLKLMQSLRRSRN, encoded by the coding sequence GTGTCAAAAACAAAATCACAATCATCGATCAGACTGGGGCTCTGTTGTCAGTTTCTGGAAGAACCGATTAAATTTCGGAATACCACAGTCAAATCCAACAGCCAGATGGAACGGACCGCCGCCCTGGAGAAACTGGCGCGACTCTGTCGGGAAAATGCAGAGGCACTGCGGTCGTCGCTGGAATACTGTGCCGCGCACAACATCGGCTGCTTTCGCATCAACAGTCAGATACTCCCCCTGAAAACTCACCCTGAGTGTGGCTACGACATGCAGGACCTGCCCGAGGGGAAGGCCATCGTCAAGCTGTTCAAACAGTGTGGCCAGTACGCCCGCGAGCATCAGATTCGCACCTGCTTTCATCCCGACCAGTTTGTGGTACTCAACTCCCCGCGCGAGGAAGTTGTAGAACGTTCGATAGCAGAGCTCGAGTATCAGTCCGAAGTGGCAGAATGGGTCAATGCGGATGTGGTCAACATTCATGGCGGGGGTGCCTACGGAGACAAGGAAAGTGCCCTGACACAGTTCGCGGAGAACTTTAAGCGTCTCTCGAAACGGGTCCGCAGCAGACTGACCGTGGAAAATGACGACACGACTTACACTCCCGCGGATCTGCTCCCGCTCTGCCGGAAGATCGGCATACCGCTGGTCTACGACGCGCATCATCACCGCTGCCTGCCTGATGAGCTCTCAATTGAAGAGGCTACCGAACAGGCAATTCAGACCTGGGATCGCGAACCGATGTTTCACATTTCCAGTCCCCTGGAAGGCTGGAAGGGACCGAAACCCCACCGGCACCATGATTACATCAATGTGCGTGATTTCCCTACGTGCTGGGAAGACCACGAGTTGACCGTCGAAGTCGAAGCCAAAGCAAAGGAACAGGCAGTGCTGAAACTGATGCAGTCACTCCGCAGAAGTAGAAACTGA
- a CDS encoding TspO/MBR family protein, giving the protein MTWMEWYNTLSKPEWTPSPGTISLIWQILYPIILISFGYVFYQTARRRYPAATVMPFAINLIANLSFTPLFFGLRNVPLATLDILVVWSTILWIIYSIWPRSRWVALAQIPYLIWVSIATTIQVSIFWMN; this is encoded by the coding sequence ATGACCTGGATGGAATGGTACAACACACTCTCCAAACCGGAATGGACGCCGTCCCCGGGAACCATCAGTCTGATCTGGCAGATACTCTATCCGATCATCCTGATCTCATTCGGTTACGTCTTTTACCAGACAGCACGGCGTCGCTATCCTGCAGCAACAGTAATGCCTTTCGCGATTAATCTGATTGCCAATCTGAGCTTCACCCCGCTGTTTTTCGGTTTGAGAAATGTGCCTCTGGCTACACTGGATATTCTGGTCGTCTGGTCTACAATCCTCTGGATAATTTACTCGATCTGGCCTCGCTCCCGCTGGGTCGCGTTGGCTCAGATCCCTTATCTGATCTGGGTTTCCATCGCTACGACGATCCAGGTCAGTATTTTCTGGATGAATTGA